The proteins below come from a single Serpentinimonas raichei genomic window:
- a CDS encoding TolC family outer membrane protein, with translation MKPPFQPIWFVLCLAAASAHAQSQSQPQPLPAPLVQAAQAAVLQSPEVQERWRALQATRQQAPLAAAGWRPQVDLQANVGRQERRTPTQSAAWMGTSGVQVNLSQLLFDGGQVAAAMRQASQAELAAYFDLRQGSEAVALQVVLAYLELLRMQQRVALATDNYVEHRKVFDAIGERTRAGVGRRVDAEQAQARLAVAESTLVGETRAFNEAGLNYQRFVGLLPPAQLPAWPSGRSLAPLPDSASAALRQGLEANPQLRAAYHRWLQAQQAVEGRQAAFMPRVEARLSASESRNRDGVRGEFRDQVAELALTHNLYRGGADSAALQRATELQSRSRAEMDVVCRQVQQNLSIAFNETQTLRIRQRLADAQRLAVEKSVTALRQQFDIGQRSLLDVLDTQSEFFDATRTYVDSQHEQLRAEARTLASMGQLVALFGAAPAGQADLEALGAQPSGFDAAALCPAQVTHMESLERIKAGLVLPAPAARADRVVLLPNPDGSVGQVVVTGRAGQQVLGAAFTGTALTGAAPPVAVPEEQVRRVFGEALDAQPQRPERFTLFFQDGSVNLTRASAAEWPQVLQRLRARTALDLTVAGHTDTIGSTRLNEALALRRAQAIAQRLRASGLQDTEIAIEGFGERLLEVPTPDGVREARNRRVVISAR, from the coding sequence GTGAAGCCACCCTTTCAACCCATTTGGTTTGTCCTGTGCCTAGCGGCCGCGTCGGCCCACGCCCAGTCCCAGTCCCAGCCGCAACCCTTGCCCGCGCCGTTGGTGCAGGCTGCGCAGGCGGCGGTGTTGCAAAGCCCAGAGGTGCAAGAGCGTTGGCGGGCTTTGCAGGCCACGCGCCAACAGGCCCCGCTGGCGGCGGCGGGTTGGCGGCCCCAAGTCGATCTGCAGGCCAACGTGGGCCGCCAAGAGCGGCGCACGCCCACCCAGAGCGCAGCCTGGATGGGGACGAGCGGGGTGCAGGTCAATCTGAGCCAGTTGTTGTTTGACGGCGGGCAGGTCGCGGCCGCGATGCGCCAGGCCAGCCAGGCCGAGCTGGCGGCTTATTTTGATTTGCGCCAGGGCAGCGAGGCGGTGGCGCTGCAGGTGGTGCTGGCCTATCTGGAGCTGCTGCGCATGCAGCAGCGGGTGGCGCTGGCGACCGATAATTACGTCGAGCACCGCAAGGTGTTCGATGCCATAGGCGAGCGCACCCGCGCTGGCGTTGGGCGGCGGGTGGACGCCGAGCAGGCGCAGGCGCGCTTGGCGGTGGCCGAATCGACGCTGGTGGGCGAGACCCGGGCCTTTAACGAGGCGGGGCTGAACTACCAGCGCTTTGTGGGCCTGCTGCCGCCGGCTCAGCTCCCGGCGTGGCCCAGCGGACGCAGCTTGGCGCCGCTGCCAGACTCGGCCTCGGCGGCGTTGCGCCAGGGGCTGGAGGCCAATCCGCAGTTGCGCGCCGCCTACCACCGCTGGCTGCAGGCGCAGCAGGCGGTCGAGGGCCGGCAGGCGGCTTTCATGCCGCGCGTCGAGGCGCGCTTGTCGGCCAGCGAAAGCCGCAACCGCGACGGGGTGCGCGGCGAGTTCCGCGATCAGGTGGCCGAGCTGGCGCTGACGCACAACCTGTACCGCGGTGGCGCCGATTCCGCCGCCTTGCAGCGCGCCACCGAGTTGCAGTCGCGCTCACGCGCCGAAATGGACGTGGTCTGCCGCCAGGTGCAGCAAAACCTCTCGATTGCCTTCAACGAGACGCAGACCTTGCGCATCCGCCAGCGCTTGGCCGACGCGCAGCGGCTGGCGGTGGAAAAATCCGTCACCGCCTTGCGCCAGCAGTTTGACATCGGCCAGCGCAGCCTGCTCGATGTGCTCGATACCCAGTCCGAGTTTTTTGATGCCACGCGCACCTACGTCGATTCGCAGCACGAGCAACTGCGCGCCGAGGCGCGCACGCTGGCTTCGATGGGCCAGTTGGTGGCCCTGTTTGGTGCCGCACCCGCAGGGCAGGCCGATCTCGAGGCGCTGGGAGCGCAGCCCAGCGGCTTCGATGCCGCCGCGTTGTGCCCGGCGCAGGTCACGCACATGGAATCGCTGGAGCGCATCAAGGCCGGCTTGGTGCTGCCAGCGCCCGCAGCACGCGCCGACCGGGTGGTGTTGTTGCCCAACCCCGATGGCAGCGTGGGCCAGGTGGTGGTCACAGGCCGCGCCGGGCAGCAGGTGCTGGGTGCGGCTTTCACCGGAACGGCGTTGACCGGTGCCGCCCCGCCTGTGGCAGTGCCCGAGGAGCAGGTGCGGCGCGTCTTTGGCGAGGCCCTCGATGCCCAGCCGCAACGGCCAGAGCGCTTCACCCTGTTTTTCCAAGACGGCAGCGTCAACCTGACCCGGGCCAGCGCCGCCGAATGGCCGCAGGTGCTGCAGCGGCTGCGTGCGCGCACAGCGCTCGACCTGACGGTGGCGGGGCACACCGACACCATTGGATCGACGCGACTCAACGAGGCACTGGCGCTGCGCCGGGCACAAGCGATCGCACAGCGCTTGCGCGCCAGCGGCCTGCAAGACACTGAGATTGCCATCGAAGGCTTTGGCGAGCGCCTGCTGGAAGTGCCCACCCCCGACGGCGTGCGCGAAGCGCGCAACCGCCGCGTGGTGATCAGCGCGCGCTGA
- a CDS encoding FecR family protein, with product MLKPAVLLLLLSAVAAAQATGTPIGFVKTVSGQAQVITGPQVQAAVVGTPVHLGSVLRTGARSSLGVTLRDETVMSFGPNTELTVDEFVYAPAQREGRLSTRLARGTLNYVSGAIARHQPENVQVRTPTGTIGIRGTHFVVEVDEVTGQISAR from the coding sequence ATGCTCAAGCCTGCTGTATTGTTGCTGTTGCTCTCGGCCGTGGCGGCTGCCCAAGCCACGGGCACCCCCATCGGATTCGTCAAAACCGTCTCGGGCCAAGCCCAAGTCATCACCGGCCCGCAGGTGCAAGCGGCGGTGGTCGGCACGCCGGTGCACTTGGGCAGCGTGCTGCGCACCGGTGCACGCAGCAGCTTGGGCGTGACCTTGCGCGACGAAACCGTGATGTCCTTTGGCCCCAACACCGAACTCACGGTCGATGAGTTCGTCTATGCGCCAGCCCAGCGCGAAGGCCGCCTGAGCACCCGCTTGGCCCGCGGCACGCTCAACTACGTCTCGGGGGCGATTGCGCGCCACCAGCCCGAAAACGTGCAGGTGCGCACCCCCACCGGCACCATCGGCATTCGCGGCACCCACTTCGTGGTCGAAGTGGATGAGGTCACCGGTCAAATCAGCGCGCGCTGA
- the lptE gene encoding LPS assembly lipoprotein LptE has product MLTPFCVPAPIHRRRWLAGLALAGAPLLLSACGFRLRGAAAPLAFSRLRLSAPAHSPVARLLRTHLQASGVSLLPDDPLPPGSAPPEVQLDIALDQSERAVAGTTAAGQVRELQLRQRLRFRLRTLAGRELIPDTELLQQRELSFTEAQALGKEAEEALLFQDMQQALVRQLMARLAALRSI; this is encoded by the coding sequence ATGCTCACTCCCTTTTGCGTCCCAGCCCCAATCCATCGGCGCCGCTGGCTGGCAGGCTTGGCGCTGGCCGGCGCACCGCTGCTGCTGAGCGCCTGCGGCTTCCGGCTGCGCGGTGCCGCCGCGCCGTTGGCCTTTAGCCGACTGCGCCTGAGCGCGCCCGCGCACAGCCCGGTGGCGCGCCTGCTGCGCACCCACTTGCAGGCCAGCGGCGTGTCTCTGCTGCCCGACGACCCGCTGCCGCCCGGCAGCGCACCGCCCGAGGTGCAGCTCGACATCGCGCTGGATCAAAGCGAGCGCGCCGTCGCCGGCACCACCGCCGCTGGCCAGGTGCGCGAGCTGCAACTGCGCCAGCGTCTGCGCTTTCGCTTGCGCACCTTGGCCGGGCGCGAGCTCATCCCCGACACCGAACTGCTGCAGCAGCGCGAGCTCAGCTTCACCGAAGCCCAGGCGCTGGGCAAGGAAGCTGAAGAAGCGCTGCTGTTCCAGGACATGCAGCAAGCCTTGGTGCGCCAGTTGATGGCGCGGCTGGCGGCGCTGCGCTCCATCTGA
- a CDS encoding helix-turn-helix domain-containing protein, producing the protein MTPSQSMSTDMFPSRERPLVWADWISCHFGGLDSDLYGDSGFDGRVLSNRAGEVVLTKLEANRHRVMRSSKMARTAENCYLKIVAPWQGSAAVEQHGRQAWVRPGGWAIYDTTGSYEVANPEQVEHLIVMLPKAHLLERGLRLEPLMARHVGGSKGISRVALEAMRSTWQELPAMGEQAARGAGEAIVDLVRLSLLELAGRSTGTTQMEAFRDRIRSYIGHHLRDPALSIERIAVALNCSKRHLHNAFTEEEGTLALYILRRRLQACMRDLSNPELTARTITEIALSWGFNQSAHFSRVFREHTGLSPSDYRRLQRRNPAQAH; encoded by the coding sequence ATGACCCCGTCCCAGTCTATGAGCACCGATATGTTCCCGTCCAGGGAGCGGCCGTTGGTTTGGGCTGACTGGATTTCGTGCCATTTTGGGGGTCTGGATTCGGATCTGTACGGCGACAGCGGCTTTGACGGCCGGGTGCTGTCGAACCGGGCCGGCGAGGTGGTGCTGACCAAGCTGGAGGCCAACCGGCACCGGGTCATGCGCAGCAGCAAGATGGCGCGCACGGCCGAAAACTGTTACCTCAAGATCGTGGCGCCGTGGCAAGGCAGCGCTGCCGTCGAGCAACACGGTCGCCAAGCTTGGGTGCGGCCGGGTGGGTGGGCCATTTACGACACCACCGGCAGCTACGAGGTGGCCAACCCGGAGCAGGTCGAGCACCTGATCGTCATGTTGCCCAAGGCGCACTTGCTGGAGCGCGGTCTCAGGCTCGAACCGCTGATGGCGCGCCACGTGGGAGGCTCAAAGGGCATTTCACGGGTGGCGCTGGAGGCCATGCGCAGCACGTGGCAGGAGCTGCCGGCCATGGGCGAGCAGGCTGCGCGCGGGGCCGGGGAGGCGATCGTGGATCTGGTGCGTCTCTCTTTGCTGGAGCTGGCGGGGCGCTCAACGGGTACCACGCAGATGGAGGCTTTTCGGGATCGCATCCGGAGTTACATCGGCCACCATCTGCGTGATCCGGCGCTTAGCATCGAGCGCATCGCGGTGGCGCTCAACTGCAGCAAGCGCCACTTGCACAATGCCTTCACCGAGGAAGAGGGGACCTTGGCCCTGTACATTCTGCGGCGGCGACTGCAGGCGTGCATGCGCGATTTGAGCAACCCGGAATTGACCGCGCGCACCATCACCGAAATTGCCTTGTCGTGGGGCTTCAACCAGAGCGCGCACTTCAGCCGGGTGTTCCGCGAGCACACCGGTTTGTCGCCCAGCGATTACCGCCGGCTGCAGCGCCGCAACCCGGCGCAGGCACACTGA
- the holA gene encoding DNA polymerase III subunit delta, with translation MTAQLTAQLQRGLKPLYTVYGDEALLVQEAADAIRAAARAQGFLERSVFVASGAHFDWSAVRAAALSQSLFAERQLLELRLPSGKPGKDGAAALQQLAEAAPANPDLLTLVLLPRLDATTLKSPWFAALAQHGPALRIDAVERAQLPVWIAQRLQLQGQRVPSGAEGQRSLDFLADRVEGNLLAAHQEIQKLALLYPAGELGFEQIERAVLDVARHDPFKLAEAVLDAQPLRVQRMLDGLQADGSAAVLVHWALAEDIRALWRVKSEQAQGKPLPLALREQRVWGAREKRFERVLPRLALAQLERWLLAAHTVDGIVKGLRHPDWPADPWLALGRLAQQVVRGCAAVR, from the coding sequence ATGACCGCCCAGTTGACCGCCCAGTTGCAGCGCGGCCTCAAACCCCTCTACACCGTGTACGGCGACGAAGCGCTGCTGGTGCAAGAGGCGGCCGACGCCATTCGCGCCGCCGCGCGCGCCCAGGGTTTTCTGGAGCGCAGCGTGTTCGTGGCCAGCGGCGCGCATTTCGACTGGAGCGCGGTGCGGGCCGCGGCCCTTAGCCAGAGCCTGTTTGCCGAGCGCCAGTTGCTGGAGCTGCGCCTGCCCTCAGGCAAACCGGGCAAGGACGGCGCAGCGGCGCTGCAGCAACTGGCCGAAGCCGCCCCCGCCAACCCCGACCTGCTCACGCTGGTGCTGCTGCCGCGGCTGGATGCGACCACGCTCAAAAGCCCCTGGTTTGCGGCCTTGGCGCAGCACGGCCCGGCGCTGCGCATCGACGCAGTCGAGCGCGCCCAACTGCCGGTCTGGATCGCACAGCGGCTGCAACTGCAAGGCCAACGCGTGCCCAGCGGGGCCGAGGGCCAGCGCAGCCTGGATTTTCTGGCGGATCGGGTCGAGGGCAATCTGCTGGCGGCGCACCAGGAAATCCAAAAGCTGGCGCTGCTCTACCCGGCCGGTGAGCTGGGCTTTGAGCAGATCGAACGCGCCGTGCTCGACGTGGCGCGCCACGACCCCTTCAAGCTCGCCGAAGCGGTGCTGGATGCGCAGCCGCTGCGCGTGCAGCGCATGCTCGACGGCCTGCAAGCCGATGGCAGCGCCGCCGTGCTGGTGCACTGGGCACTGGCCGAAGACATCCGCGCCCTGTGGCGCGTGAAATCCGAGCAGGCGCAAGGCAAGCCACTGCCGCTGGCGCTGCGCGAGCAGCGCGTCTGGGGCGCGCGCGAAAAGCGTTTCGAGCGCGTGCTGCCCCGGCTGGCGCTGGCGCAGCTCGAACGCTGGCTGCTGGCCGCCCACACCGTCGATGGCATCGTCAAGGGGCTGCGCCACCCCGACTGGCCCGCCGACCCGTGGCTGGCGTTGGGGCGGCTGGCGCAGCAGGTGGTGCGGGGGTGTGCGGCCGTGCGTTAG
- a CDS encoding amino acid ABC transporter substrate-binding protein: MNHPTRRTVIQGSAAALGALAVAPPLLAQAAPVRIGYSMSRTGPWTVGAQTSQEPNYILWAEQQNAAGGLNVQGVRRPIELIGVDDRSDMETVIRTYERLMGSERVDLVLPPWGSSANFAVAPLANRHGYPFLAPTALSRRLVELRLPFFFLTLQQPAAMVGALVDMLRANGVRSLTCIYVDDLFGLENFAALRVALQGSGIEMVDHRSYPLGVRDLAPVLRSMKARNPDAFVGFTYPPDTVLASRQSREIAFNPRFFYASVGTAFPMFREVMTPTGAEGVMGMGSWNRRSSPGAQAYFEAHVARHNREPDRWASGHTWAALEILSAAVARVGLDRRAIRDFVAGNTHRTIVGDIRFSGSENVGTPGTVGQWQRGEFEVVWPRAVATAALNPNKPAW; the protein is encoded by the coding sequence ATGAACCACCCCACGCGTCGCACCGTCATCCAAGGCAGCGCAGCCGCCCTAGGCGCCTTGGCCGTCGCGCCCCCCCTGCTGGCCCAAGCGGCCCCCGTGCGCATCGGCTACTCCATGTCGCGCACCGGCCCGTGGACGGTGGGTGCCCAGACCAGCCAAGAGCCCAACTACATCCTGTGGGCCGAGCAGCAAAATGCCGCCGGGGGCCTCAACGTGCAGGGTGTGCGGCGCCCGATCGAACTGATCGGCGTCGATGACCGCAGCGACATGGAAACCGTGATCCGCACCTACGAGCGCCTGATGGGCAGCGAGCGCGTCGATCTGGTGCTGCCGCCTTGGGGCAGCAGCGCCAACTTTGCCGTCGCTCCGCTGGCCAACCGCCACGGCTACCCCTTCCTGGCCCCGACCGCACTCTCCAGACGCTTGGTCGAGCTGCGCCTGCCCTTTTTCTTTCTGACGCTGCAACAGCCCGCTGCCATGGTGGGTGCGCTGGTTGACATGTTGCGCGCCAACGGCGTGCGCAGCCTAACCTGCATTTACGTCGATGACCTGTTCGGGCTGGAGAACTTTGCCGCCTTGCGCGTGGCCTTGCAGGGCAGCGGCATCGAGATGGTGGACCACCGCAGCTACCCGCTGGGCGTGCGCGATCTGGCCCCGGTGCTGCGCTCCATGAAAGCCCGCAACCCAGACGCCTTCGTCGGCTTCACCTACCCGCCCGACACCGTGCTGGCCAGCCGCCAGTCGCGCGAGATCGCCTTCAACCCGCGCTTTTTCTATGCCTCGGTCGGGACCGCGTTTCCGATGTTTCGCGAAGTCATGACCCCGACCGGCGCCGAAGGCGTGATGGGCATGGGCTCGTGGAACCGCCGCAGCAGCCCCGGGGCACAGGCCTATTTTGAGGCCCATGTGGCGCGCCACAACCGCGAGCCCGACCGCTGGGCCAGCGGACACACCTGGGCGGCGCTGGAGATTCTGAGCGCTGCCGTGGCCCGGGTCGGGCTGGATCGGCGGGCCATCCGCGATTTCGTGGCCGGCAACACGCACCGCACCATCGTCGGTGACATCCGCTTTAGCGGCAGCGAAAACGTGGGCACACCAGGCACGGTGGGCCAATGGCAGCGGGGCGAGTTCGAGGTGGTCTGGCCGCGCGCCGTGGCCACGGCGGCACTCAACCCGAACAAACCCGCCTGGTAA
- a CDS encoding CHASE2 domain-containing protein has translation MKHLYQRAMAFWLSLLGLSLGLLLLVSDPLLLQALRYQVFDQYQRWSPRVYQAQPVRIIDIDEASLQRIGQWPWPRTQVAEMVQRLNEAGAAAIGLDILFVEPDRTSPQAVAQRWPLDPQTRQTLLQLPDHDALLGQALADRHVVLGFSLQRERPARPEERKPALTARFVWVGGGAQPQALHGFESAVAALEVLERQAAGNGALTFVPDADGVVRRVPLVLRVGDQLVPSLVTETLRVGLDARNVLLRSAEQGRAAVEEVRIGDLTLPTTATGELWLHYTEPVPERYIPAWKLLEGRVDPALLQGHLVLVGSSAQGLMDLRFNSLGRIMPGVEAHAQALEQALGGHFLVRPAWALGLEALLQAIGTVLLVVLAIYARALWAAAAGALLVGAALWGSWWAFSSHGLLFNSVIPVLVWSAAFVVASLAHHFRSEQQQRFIKQAFARYVSPNRVEYLVEHPQDLNLGGQRQTCSFIFTDLAGFTTLMEKIDPGEALGLLNSYLEQMIEIAFKHQGTLDRIVGDAVAIMFSAPVPQPDHPRRALLCALEMHAFASRYASELQARGIPFGHTRLGVHSGEVIVGNFGGKAIFDYRALGDPVNTAARLESANKQLGTRICVSGHTLADCGDLPARPIGRLLLKGKSQDLAVFEPLCAEVPSAYAPPDEYQAAYEALAQQHEEALARFADLAQRYPSDPLVRLHHQRLSQGESGERLVLESK, from the coding sequence ATGAAACACCTCTACCAGCGCGCCATGGCTTTTTGGTTGTCGCTGTTGGGCTTAAGCTTGGGCCTGCTGCTGCTGGTGAGCGATCCGCTGCTGCTGCAAGCCCTGCGCTACCAGGTTTTTGACCAGTACCAGCGCTGGTCGCCGCGGGTCTATCAGGCGCAGCCGGTGCGCATCATCGACATCGACGAGGCCAGCTTGCAGCGCATCGGGCAGTGGCCGTGGCCGCGCACCCAGGTGGCTGAAATGGTGCAGCGGCTCAACGAGGCCGGGGCGGCCGCAATCGGCCTCGACATCTTGTTCGTCGAACCCGACCGCACCTCGCCGCAGGCGGTGGCGCAACGCTGGCCGCTGGACCCGCAGACCCGCCAAACCCTGCTGCAACTGCCCGACCACGATGCGCTGCTGGGCCAGGCGCTGGCCGACCGGCATGTGGTGCTGGGTTTTTCGCTGCAGCGCGAGCGACCCGCGCGCCCCGAGGAACGCAAGCCCGCGCTGACGGCGCGCTTCGTCTGGGTCGGGGGCGGTGCGCAGCCCCAGGCCCTGCACGGCTTCGAGTCGGCCGTGGCGGCGCTGGAGGTGCTGGAGCGCCAAGCGGCTGGCAACGGCGCCCTGACCTTCGTCCCCGACGCCGACGGCGTGGTGCGCCGGGTGCCGCTGGTGTTGCGTGTGGGCGATCAGCTCGTGCCCTCGCTGGTCACCGAAACGCTGCGCGTGGGGCTGGATGCGCGCAACGTGCTGCTGCGCAGCGCCGAGCAAGGCCGTGCGGCCGTGGAGGAAGTGCGCATCGGTGACCTCACCCTGCCCACCACGGCCACGGGCGAGCTCTGGCTGCACTACACCGAACCGGTGCCCGAGCGCTACATCCCGGCCTGGAAGCTGCTCGAAGGCCGCGTCGATCCGGCGCTGCTGCAAGGCCACTTGGTGCTGGTGGGCAGTTCGGCGCAGGGCCTGATGGACTTGCGCTTCAACTCGCTGGGCCGCATCATGCCTGGCGTCGAAGCGCACGCGCAGGCGCTGGAGCAGGCGCTGGGCGGGCATTTCCTGGTTCGCCCGGCCTGGGCGCTGGGGCTGGAGGCGCTGCTGCAGGCCATCGGCACGGTGCTGCTGGTGGTGTTGGCCATCTATGCCCGCGCGCTCTGGGCGGCTGCTGCCGGCGCTTTGCTGGTCGGCGCCGCGCTATGGGGCAGTTGGTGGGCCTTTAGCAGCCACGGCCTGCTGTTCAACAGCGTGATCCCGGTGCTGGTCTGGAGCGCCGCCTTCGTGGTCGCCAGTCTGGCGCACCACTTTCGCAGCGAGCAGCAGCAGCGCTTCATCAAACAGGCGTTTGCGCGCTACGTCTCGCCGAATCGTGTCGAATACCTGGTCGAGCACCCGCAGGACCTCAACCTGGGCGGGCAGCGCCAGACTTGCAGCTTCATATTCACCGATCTGGCGGGCTTCACCACCCTGATGGAAAAAATCGACCCCGGCGAGGCGCTCGGGCTGCTGAATAGCTACCTGGAGCAGATGATCGAGATCGCCTTCAAGCACCAGGGCACGCTGGACCGAATCGTCGGCGATGCGGTGGCGATCATGTTTTCGGCCCCGGTGCCGCAACCCGATCACCCGCGCCGCGCGCTGCTGTGCGCGCTTGAGATGCACGCTTTTGCCAGCCGCTACGCCAGCGAGCTGCAGGCGCGCGGCATCCCCTTTGGCCACACCCGGCTCGGGGTGCACTCGGGCGAGGTGATCGTGGGCAACTTTGGCGGCAAAGCCATTTTTGATTACCGCGCCTTGGGCGATCCGGTCAACACCGCCGCCCGGCTGGAGAGCGCCAACAAGCAGTTGGGCACCCGCATTTGCGTCTCGGGCCACACCTTGGCCGACTGTGGCGATCTGCCGGCGCGGCCGATCGGGCGCCTGCTGCTCAAGGGCAAGAGCCAAGACCTGGCGGTGTTCGAGCCGCTGTGCGCCGAGGTACCCAGCGCCTACGCCCCACCGGACGAATACCAGGCCGCCTATGAGGCGCTGGCGCAACAGCATGAGGAGGCGCTGGCGCGCTTTGCCGACTTGGCGCAGCGCTACCCCAGCGATCCGCTGGTGCGGCTGCACCACCAGCGGCTCAGTCAGGGCGAAAGCGGGGAGCGCCTGGTGCTGGAGAGCAAGTGA
- a CDS encoding MBL fold metallo-hydrolase, with the protein MQVRVLGCSGAIARDARTTSFLLDERILIDAGTGVGDLTLEEMLCIEHVFLTHSHLDHIAALPLMIDSMAAGLRRPLVVHALAQTIAALRQHIFNHVIWPDFSVIPSPDKPFLRFEPLQVGEVHEVCGQRLRVLPAQHNVPAVGYAVETPSGHWAFTGDTCSNPAFWRCINELPLAMLVIETAFSEREHRLALRSKHLCPSLLAQELAQLDMRRHPGLRIGITHTKPAERPQIEADVSALGLAQRYPLVWLEAGQRFDF; encoded by the coding sequence ATGCAAGTGCGCGTACTGGGCTGCTCTGGGGCCATCGCCCGCGATGCCCGCACCACCTCGTTTTTGCTCGACGAGCGCATCCTGATCGACGCCGGCACCGGCGTGGGCGACCTCACGCTCGAAGAAATGCTGTGCATCGAGCACGTATTCCTGACCCACTCGCACCTCGATCACATCGCTGCGCTGCCGCTGATGATCGACTCCATGGCCGCCGGCCTGCGCCGCCCGCTGGTGGTGCACGCCTTGGCGCAGACCATCGCGGCCTTGCGCCAGCACATTTTCAACCACGTGATCTGGCCCGATTTTTCGGTCATTCCCTCGCCCGATAAGCCCTTCCTGCGCTTCGAGCCGCTGCAAGTCGGCGAAGTGCACGAAGTGTGCGGCCAGCGCCTGCGGGTGCTGCCGGCCCAGCACAACGTGCCCGCGGTCGGGTACGCGGTCGAAACCCCCAGCGGGCACTGGGCCTTTACCGGTGACACCTGTTCCAACCCGGCCTTCTGGCGCTGCATCAACGAGCTGCCCTTGGCCATGCTGGTGATCGAAACCGCCTTCAGCGAGCGCGAACACCGGCTGGCGCTGCGCAGCAAGCACCTGTGTCCCAGTCTGCTGGCGCAGGAGCTGGCCCAGCTCGATATGCGCCGCCACCCCGGGCTGCGCATCGGCATCACCCACACCAAACCGGCCGAGCGGCCCCAGATCGAGGCCGATGTATCCGCGCTGGGCCTGGCGCAACGCTACCCCCTGGTCTGGCTCGAAGCCGGACAGCGTTTTGATTTTTGA
- a CDS encoding branched-chain amino acid ABC transporter permease yields the protein MSISAWIELIASGLITGGIYALIALGLNLQYGLMRILNIAHGEFLLVGAFLTWMVHTYFGVSPLLMLPLTFGLMLLLGWVVHWLCFRPLTQTSPNLDVFEARGLMVAFGMMFLVKSFVTFVWGGDIRGYDYLSQPVHLGFGQFALNKLLIFVLSLLFCVALIVLLRLTLLGKGVRALMQSPVGAQLVGIDTKRLHPLMFGIGLALSGVAGVLLSMAYTISPDMGQAFTITALIVIALGGFGSMGGALVGGLLLGVIEAIAMHYTSPSLKALLSYLVFIGVLVLRPEGLFTRKGRKA from the coding sequence ATGTCCATTTCTGCCTGGATCGAGCTGATCGCCTCCGGCCTCATCACCGGCGGCATCTATGCGCTCATTGCCCTGGGGCTCAACCTCCAGTACGGGCTGATGCGCATCCTCAACATCGCCCACGGCGAGTTTTTATTGGTGGGCGCCTTCCTGACCTGGATGGTGCACACCTATTTTGGTGTCTCGCCGCTGCTGATGCTGCCCCTGACCTTTGGCTTGATGCTGTTGCTGGGCTGGGTGGTGCACTGGCTGTGCTTCCGGCCCCTGACGCAGACCTCGCCCAACCTGGACGTGTTCGAGGCGCGCGGCCTGATGGTTGCTTTTGGGATGATGTTCCTGGTCAAGAGCTTCGTCACCTTTGTTTGGGGTGGCGACATCCGCGGCTACGACTACCTGTCGCAGCCGGTGCACTTGGGTTTTGGCCAGTTTGCGCTCAACAAGCTGCTGATCTTCGTGCTGTCGCTGCTGTTTTGCGTGGCCCTGATCGTGCTGCTGCGCCTGACCCTGCTGGGCAAGGGCGTGCGTGCCCTGATGCAATCGCCCGTGGGGGCGCAACTGGTGGGCATCGACACCAAGCGGCTGCATCCGCTGATGTTCGGCATCGGCCTAGCGCTCTCGGGTGTGGCCGGCGTGCTGCTCTCGATGGCCTACACCATCAGCCCCGACATGGGGCAGGCCTTCACCATCACGGCCTTGATCGTCATTGCCTTGGGCGGCTTTGGCAGCATGGGCGGGGCGCTGGTGGGTGGCCTGCTGCTGGGGGTGATCGAAGCCATCGCCATGCATTACACCAGCCCCTCGCTCAAGGCGCTGCTTTCTTATCTGGTTTTCATCGGCGTATTGGTGTTGCGCCCTGAAGGTTTGTTTACTCGCAAGGGGCGCAAGGCATGA